A single genomic interval of Thermithiobacillus plumbiphilus harbors:
- a CDS encoding flagellar assembly protein FliH, with the protein MSKVIPKEQLSAYERWELPAMGEHDPQVEEMPSRQALPTAQDIERIFQEARAEGLVLGREAGQAEGFAAGFQQGMRDAAPRKALLESMISSLARPLAQSDEQVSRELLALALEIARFVIRAEIRQQPERLLDVIREAMNGLPVSATQVQVILHPEDAHLFRAEMPDMEAEGVRVLEDASMERGGCRILADSAGKAFPERRWHTRKMVHAESEIDARIEQRWREALNVLLGEELVS; encoded by the coding sequence ATGAGCAAGGTCATACCCAAGGAACAGTTGTCCGCCTATGAACGCTGGGAACTCCCGGCCATGGGCGAGCATGATCCGCAGGTCGAGGAAATGCCCTCGCGCCAGGCCCTGCCCACCGCCCAGGACATCGAGCGCATCTTTCAGGAGGCACGCGCCGAGGGCCTGGTCCTGGGCCGCGAGGCCGGGCAGGCCGAGGGCTTTGCGGCGGGCTTCCAGCAGGGCATGCGCGATGCCGCGCCACGCAAGGCCTTGCTGGAGAGCATGATCAGTTCGCTGGCACGGCCGCTGGCGCAATCCGATGAGCAGGTCAGCCGGGAACTGCTGGCCCTGGCGCTGGAGATTGCACGCTTCGTGATCCGCGCGGAAATCCGGCAGCAACCCGAGCGCCTGCTGGATGTGATCCGCGAGGCCATGAACGGCCTGCCGGTGAGTGCCACCCAGGTGCAGGTCATTCTGCATCCCGAGGATGCCCATTTGTTTCGGGCCGAGATGCCGGACATGGAGGCCGAGGGTGTGCGCGTGCTGGAGGATGCCAGCATGGAGCGCGGCGGCTGCCGCATCCTGGCGGACAGTGCCGGCAAGGCCTTCCCCGAACGACGCTGGCATACCCGCAAGATGGTGCATGCCGAGTCCGAGATCGATGCCCGCATCGAGCAGCGCTGGCGCGAGGCCCTGAACGTCCTGCTGGGCGAGGAGCTGGTGTCCTGA
- the fliG gene encoding flagellar motor switch protein FliG, whose protein sequence is MGDNAELSGVERSAILLLSLGEDDAAEVMRYLSPKEVQKLGITMAALQRVSREEAELVLRDFRERLERMTALGVGTDQYIRNMLTKALGQDKANNLIERILHGGEASGLENLKWMDARAVAELIRLEHPQVVAMVLAYMEPDQAAEVVQFLPERLRKEALLRVATLESVQPGALRELNEIFEQQLSGSGDRVHVSSLGGIKAAADIINKLEGATSTRIMDGIKDQDGDLAQKIQDQMFVFDDLIGVDDRGIQALLRDIPSETLIFALKGANGDLRDKFFKNMSKRAAEMLRDDLEAKGPVRVSEVEGAQKEILAIAMRLEAAGQIALGGSGEAMI, encoded by the coding sequence ATGGGGGATAATGCCGAACTGAGCGGGGTGGAACGCAGCGCCATTCTGCTGCTGAGCCTCGGCGAGGACGATGCCGCCGAAGTTATGCGCTATCTCTCCCCGAAGGAGGTGCAGAAGCTCGGCATCACCATGGCTGCCCTGCAGCGGGTCTCGCGCGAGGAGGCGGAACTGGTGCTGCGCGATTTCCGCGAGCGCCTGGAGCGCATGACAGCCCTTGGAGTGGGTACCGATCAGTACATCCGCAACATGCTGACCAAGGCGCTGGGGCAGGACAAGGCCAACAACCTGATCGAGCGCATCCTGCATGGCGGCGAGGCTTCGGGTCTTGAAAACCTCAAGTGGATGGATGCCCGCGCCGTGGCCGAGCTGATCCGTCTCGAGCACCCGCAGGTGGTGGCGATGGTGCTGGCCTACATGGAGCCGGATCAGGCCGCCGAGGTAGTGCAGTTCCTGCCGGAGCGTCTGCGCAAGGAGGCACTGCTGCGGGTGGCCACCCTGGAAAGCGTGCAGCCCGGCGCTCTGCGCGAGCTCAACGAGATCTTCGAGCAGCAGCTCTCCGGTAGCGGTGATCGGGTCCATGTCTCCTCGCTGGGTGGCATCAAGGCTGCCGCGGATATCATCAACAAGCTCGAAGGCGCGACATCCACCCGCATCATGGATGGCATCAAGGATCAGGATGGGGATCTGGCGCAGAAGATCCAGGACCAGATGTTCGTCTTCGATGACCTGATCGGCGTCGATGACCGTGGCATTCAGGCCCTGTTGCGCGATATTCCGTCCGAGACCCTGATCTTTGCGCTCAAGGGCGCCAATGGCGATCTGCGCGACAAGTTCTTCAAGAACATGTCCAAGCGCGCCGCCGAGATGCTGCGCGACGATCTGGAGGCCAAGGGACCGGTGCGAGTCAGCGAGGTCGAGGGCGCGCAGAAGGAAATTCTCGCGATTGCCATGCGCCTGGAGGCGGCTGGCCAGATCGCACTGGGTGGCAGCGGCGAGGCGATGATCTGA
- the fliF gene encoding flagellar basal-body MS-ring/collar protein FliF, translated as MAASARDLLAGPSQRFSSLSPTRKVGLLAVLAAVLIAVAGSLFWSGNPEYKVLFSNLGDRDGGLVIDALQKMNVPYRMADGGGAILVPADRVYETRLKLGAEGLPKGSGVGFELLDNEKLGTSQFVEQVNYQRGLEGELAQSIKSLAAVSDARVHLALPRQSVFVRDQEQPTASVVLTLYSGRQLEESQIAGIVHLVSSSVPKLSPERVNIVDQSGRLLTRPNGGVSASGLNASQLDYVHQMERQYAKRIEDILTPILGPSGVRAEVSADVDFSQTEQTSETYNPNTTLVRSEQRSTDSSVGAGGTMGVPGALSNQPPGAANAPFTAPTASAAASVATAPTSSHAESVINYELDKTISHTKQQVGVVKRLSVAAVVNNRPVVNSKGQVEYKPLTPAELTQVTNLVRDAIGFNTARGDSVNVVNMAFNGVQAQAPEPELPLWEQPWILDLAKYGVWLILGILLIFGVLRPLMKGQKKAAGPEGEDAVLALDATGKPALAVEDSMPELTPALAHAGASQLPPPVVGYDADKQVVRELVNQDPRKAAQVIKEWLNDGG; from the coding sequence ATGGCCGCAAGCGCGCGTGATCTTCTGGCTGGCCCCAGCCAGCGTTTCAGCAGCCTGAGTCCGACCCGGAAGGTCGGGCTGCTGGCGGTGCTGGCGGCTGTCCTGATTGCCGTGGCCGGCAGTCTTTTCTGGTCGGGGAACCCCGAATACAAGGTGCTGTTCAGCAATCTCGGGGATCGCGATGGCGGGCTGGTGATCGACGCCCTGCAGAAGATGAATGTGCCCTACAGGATGGCCGATGGCGGCGGCGCGATCCTGGTGCCGGCCGACAGGGTCTATGAAACGCGCCTGAAGCTCGGTGCCGAGGGCCTGCCCAAGGGCAGCGGCGTGGGCTTTGAGCTGCTTGACAACGAGAAGCTCGGCACCAGCCAGTTCGTCGAGCAGGTCAATTACCAGCGCGGCCTGGAAGGCGAACTGGCGCAGTCGATCAAGTCGCTGGCGGCGGTGTCGGATGCCCGCGTGCATCTGGCGCTGCCGCGCCAGTCGGTGTTCGTGCGTGATCAGGAGCAGCCGACCGCCTCGGTGGTGCTTACCCTTTATTCGGGCCGCCAACTGGAAGAGAGCCAGATTGCCGGCATCGTGCATCTGGTGTCGAGCAGCGTGCCCAAGCTCTCGCCCGAGCGCGTCAACATCGTCGATCAGAGCGGCAGGCTGCTGACCCGCCCCAATGGCGGCGTCAGCGCCAGTGGGTTGAACGCCAGCCAGCTCGATTACGTGCACCAGATGGAGCGCCAGTACGCCAAGCGCATCGAGGATATCCTCACACCTATCCTCGGCCCCAGCGGCGTGCGCGCCGAGGTGTCGGCCGATGTCGATTTCTCGCAGACCGAGCAGACCTCGGAAACCTATAACCCCAATACCACACTGGTGCGCAGCGAACAGCGCAGCACTGACAGCAGCGTGGGCGCCGGGGGGACGATGGGCGTGCCGGGCGCGCTCTCGAACCAGCCACCGGGTGCCGCCAACGCGCCCTTCACCGCGCCCACGGCCTCTGCAGCTGCCAGCGTTGCCACGGCGCCGACCAGCAGCCATGCGGAATCCGTCATCAATTACGAGCTCGACAAGACCATCAGCCACACCAAGCAGCAGGTGGGCGTCGTCAAGCGCCTGAGCGTGGCGGCGGTGGTGAACAACCGCCCGGTGGTCAACAGCAAGGGCCAGGTCGAATACAAGCCCCTGACACCGGCCGAGCTGACCCAGGTCACCAATCTGGTGCGCGATGCCATCGGCTTCAATACCGCCCGTGGCGACAGCGTCAACGTGGTCAACATGGCCTTCAATGGCGTCCAGGCGCAGGCCCCCGAGCCGGAGCTGCCGCTCTGGGAGCAGCCCTGGATACTGGATCTCGCCAAGTATGGGGTGTGGCTGATTCTCGGGATTCTGCTGATCTTTGGTGTGCTTCGGCCGCTGATGAAAGGCCAGAAAAAGGCCGCAGGACCTGAGGGCGAGGATGCCGTGCTGGCCCTGGATGCGACCGGCAAGCCGGCACTGGCAGTGGAGGACAGCATGCCCGAGCTGACACCGGCGCTGGCCCATGCCGGCGCCAGTCAGTTGCCGCCGCCGGTGGTGGGCTATGACGCGGACAAGCAGGTGGTGCGGGAGCTGGTGAACCAGGACCCGCGCAAGGCGGCACAGGTCATCAAGGAGTGGCTGAACGATGGGGGATAA